A genomic stretch from Arachis stenosperma cultivar V10309 chromosome 3, arast.V10309.gnm1.PFL2, whole genome shotgun sequence includes:
- the LOC130965832 gene encoding auxin response factor 3-like isoform X2: MAGLIDLNTTEDDETPSYGSYAASPSSSSSHSGTSTASVSASAPVVPGSSSNSVCLELWHACAGSMISLPKKGTLVVYFPQGHSEQQLHDFPLSNNNNSIPPHVFCRVLDVKLHAEEGSDEVYCQVLLVPENEEGDIEADGEEEDTDAVMKATTPHMFCKTLTASDTSTHGGFSVPRRAAEDCFPPLDYSQQRPSQELVAKDLHGREWKFRHIYRGQPRRHLLTTGWSAFVNKKQLVSGDAVLFLRGADGELRLGIRRAGQLKSDGKFSVLPHQQLNHSTPVEVINALSSRCAFSVHYNPRVSSSDFIVPVHKFLKSLDYSYSVGMRFRMRFETEDAADRRITGLIIGINDVDPVRWPGSKWRCLLVRWDDLETTRHNRVSPWEIEPSGSASTASSLMTAGLKRSKIGLPSAQLEFPVPNGISTSDFGESLRFQKVLQGQEILGVNNPVNGINAQCHQLSELRRCYPGFTTAGHGTIPQVSSDASCNGIGFGESFRFQKVLQGQEILPSQPYGNGRLGAFDGYQMLRSRNGWSVHMNSNSSHLHAPFPSGQLSSPSSVLMFQQAFNPVSNSDYSNKANQVKGGKALQRGSYASEVDGGTNASFPSYETTFHGKAQEGKNSFTFLNLHDQLGGSPRSPDSRSEPRGSQELVSSCKSNCRVFGFSLTEGAPVANEETDPSTVTFQLNSGPSFTRHCQ; the protein is encoded by the exons ATGGCGGGTTTGATTGATCTGAACACCACGGAGGACGATGAAACGCCGTCGTATGGTTCCTACGCTGCTTCTCCATCTTCTTCCTCCTCGCACTCGGGAACAAGCACTGCTTCTGTTTCAGCTTCAGCTCCGGTTGTTCCTGGTTCTTCTTCTAACTCCGTGTGTTTGGAGCTGTGGCACGCGTGTGCAGGTTCAATGATCTCGTTGCCGAAGAAGGGAACTCTTGTTGTGTACTTCCCACAGGGACACTCTGAGCAGCAACTTCACGATTTTCCTCTCTCTAACAACAATAACAGCATCCCACCCCATGTGTTCTGTCGCGTTCTCGATGTTAAGCTCCAT GCAGAGGAAGGGAGTGATGAAGTATATTGCCAGGTTTTGCTTGTTCCTGAAAATGAG GAAGGGGATATTGAGGCTGATGGTGAAGAGGAGGACACGGATGCTGTGATGAAGGCAACAACACCCCACATGTTTTGCAAGACTCTGACAGCTTCTGATACCAGCACTCATGGTGGATTCTCGGTTCCCCGTCGTGCAGCTGAAGATTGCTTTCCTCCACTG GATTATAGTCAACAGAGgccatcacaagagcttgtagCAAAGGATCTGCATGGCCGGGAATGGAAGTTTCGACATATTTACAGGG GGCAGCCACGAAGGCATTTGCTTACCACCGGATGGAGTGCATTTGTGAACAAGAAGCAGCTGGTGTCTGGAGATGCTGTCCTGTTTCTTAG GGGGGCAGATGGTGAACTGAGATTGGGAATTCGTAGGGCAGGTCAATTGAAAAGTGATGGTAAATTTTCAGTTCTCCCTCACCAGCAGTTGAATCATAGCACTCCTGTGGAAGTGATTAATGCTCTGTCTTCAAGATGTGCCTTCAGTGTTCACTATAACCCAAG GGTTAGTTCATCAGACTTCATCGTACCTGTCCACAAATTCTTGAAGAGCCTTGATTATTCATATTCAGTTGGAATGAGGTTCAGGATGCGTTTTGAAACCGAAGATGCTGCAGATCGAAG AATCACAGGATTAATTATTGGGATTAATGATGTTGATCCTGTCAGATGGCCCGGATCAAAATGGAGATGCCTGCTG GTAAGGTGGGATGACTTAGAAACCACACGGCATAATAGGGTTTCTCCATGGGAGATTGAGCCATCAGGTTCTGCTTCCACTGCCAGTAGCCTGATGACAGCTGGTTTGAAGAGGAGCAAGATTGGATTGCCTTCAGCACAGCTAGAATTTCCAGTTCCCA ATGGGATCAGTACATCAGACTTTGGGGAATCACTAAGGTTCCAGAAGGTCTTGCAAGGTCAAGAAATTTTGGGTGTTAATAATCCTGTCAATGGTATTAATGCTCAGTGTCACCAATTATCGGAACTAAGAAGGTGCTATCCTGGATTTACCACAGCAGGACATGGTACAATCCCACAAGTGAGTTCCGATGCTTCCTGCAATGGCATAGGCTTTGGTGAATCTTTCCGATTCCAAAAGGTCTTGCAAGGTCAAGAAATACTTCCAAGCCAACCATATGGAAATGGTCGCCTCGGAGCTTTTGATGGTTACCAGATGCTAAGGTCCAGAAATGGATGGTCTGTGCATATGAATAGCAATTCTTCTCATTTGCATGCACCCTTTCCATCTGGTCAACTGTCATCTCCATCATCCGTGTTGATGTTCCAGCAAGCATTTAATCCAGTTTCAAACTCTGATTATAGCAACAAAGCTAATCAGGTGAAGGGTGGTAAAGCACTTCAACGAGGTTCATATGCTTCTGAAGTTGATGGTGGAACGAATGCTTCCTTCCCATCTTATGAGACAACTTTCCATGGGAAAGCTCAGGAAGGAAAAAATTCTTTCACTTTTTTAAATCTGCATGATCAGTTGGGTGGTAGTCCACGTTCACCTGATTCAAGATCAGAGCCGAGAGGAAGTCAAGAGCTGGTTTCTTCATGTAAAAGCAACTGCAGAGTCTTTGGTTTTTCACTAACCGAGGGTGCTCCCGTTGCAAATGAAGAGACTGACCCCTCTACAGtcacttttcaattaaattctGGGCCTTCTTTTACAAGACATTGCCAATGA
- the LOC130965832 gene encoding auxin response factor 3-like isoform X1: MAGLIDLNTTEDDETPSYGSYAASPSSSSSHSGTSTASVSASAPVVPGSSSNSVCLELWHACAGSMISLPKKGTLVVYFPQGHSEQQLHDFPLSNNNNSIPPHVFCRVLDVKLHAEEGSDEVYCQVLLVPENEQKFQEGDIEADGEEEDTDAVMKATTPHMFCKTLTASDTSTHGGFSVPRRAAEDCFPPLDYSQQRPSQELVAKDLHGREWKFRHIYRGQPRRHLLTTGWSAFVNKKQLVSGDAVLFLRGADGELRLGIRRAGQLKSDGKFSVLPHQQLNHSTPVEVINALSSRCAFSVHYNPRVSSSDFIVPVHKFLKSLDYSYSVGMRFRMRFETEDAADRRITGLIIGINDVDPVRWPGSKWRCLLVRWDDLETTRHNRVSPWEIEPSGSASTASSLMTAGLKRSKIGLPSAQLEFPVPNGISTSDFGESLRFQKVLQGQEILGVNNPVNGINAQCHQLSELRRCYPGFTTAGHGTIPQVSSDASCNGIGFGESFRFQKVLQGQEILPSQPYGNGRLGAFDGYQMLRSRNGWSVHMNSNSSHLHAPFPSGQLSSPSSVLMFQQAFNPVSNSDYSNKANQVKGGKALQRGSYASEVDGGTNASFPSYETTFHGKAQEGKNSFTFLNLHDQLGGSPRSPDSRSEPRGSQELVSSCKSNCRVFGFSLTEGAPVANEETDPSTVTFQLNSGPSFTRHCQ; this comes from the exons ATGGCGGGTTTGATTGATCTGAACACCACGGAGGACGATGAAACGCCGTCGTATGGTTCCTACGCTGCTTCTCCATCTTCTTCCTCCTCGCACTCGGGAACAAGCACTGCTTCTGTTTCAGCTTCAGCTCCGGTTGTTCCTGGTTCTTCTTCTAACTCCGTGTGTTTGGAGCTGTGGCACGCGTGTGCAGGTTCAATGATCTCGTTGCCGAAGAAGGGAACTCTTGTTGTGTACTTCCCACAGGGACACTCTGAGCAGCAACTTCACGATTTTCCTCTCTCTAACAACAATAACAGCATCCCACCCCATGTGTTCTGTCGCGTTCTCGATGTTAAGCTCCAT GCAGAGGAAGGGAGTGATGAAGTATATTGCCAGGTTTTGCTTGTTCCTGAAAATGAG CAAAAATTTCAGGAAGGGGATATTGAGGCTGATGGTGAAGAGGAGGACACGGATGCTGTGATGAAGGCAACAACACCCCACATGTTTTGCAAGACTCTGACAGCTTCTGATACCAGCACTCATGGTGGATTCTCGGTTCCCCGTCGTGCAGCTGAAGATTGCTTTCCTCCACTG GATTATAGTCAACAGAGgccatcacaagagcttgtagCAAAGGATCTGCATGGCCGGGAATGGAAGTTTCGACATATTTACAGGG GGCAGCCACGAAGGCATTTGCTTACCACCGGATGGAGTGCATTTGTGAACAAGAAGCAGCTGGTGTCTGGAGATGCTGTCCTGTTTCTTAG GGGGGCAGATGGTGAACTGAGATTGGGAATTCGTAGGGCAGGTCAATTGAAAAGTGATGGTAAATTTTCAGTTCTCCCTCACCAGCAGTTGAATCATAGCACTCCTGTGGAAGTGATTAATGCTCTGTCTTCAAGATGTGCCTTCAGTGTTCACTATAACCCAAG GGTTAGTTCATCAGACTTCATCGTACCTGTCCACAAATTCTTGAAGAGCCTTGATTATTCATATTCAGTTGGAATGAGGTTCAGGATGCGTTTTGAAACCGAAGATGCTGCAGATCGAAG AATCACAGGATTAATTATTGGGATTAATGATGTTGATCCTGTCAGATGGCCCGGATCAAAATGGAGATGCCTGCTG GTAAGGTGGGATGACTTAGAAACCACACGGCATAATAGGGTTTCTCCATGGGAGATTGAGCCATCAGGTTCTGCTTCCACTGCCAGTAGCCTGATGACAGCTGGTTTGAAGAGGAGCAAGATTGGATTGCCTTCAGCACAGCTAGAATTTCCAGTTCCCA ATGGGATCAGTACATCAGACTTTGGGGAATCACTAAGGTTCCAGAAGGTCTTGCAAGGTCAAGAAATTTTGGGTGTTAATAATCCTGTCAATGGTATTAATGCTCAGTGTCACCAATTATCGGAACTAAGAAGGTGCTATCCTGGATTTACCACAGCAGGACATGGTACAATCCCACAAGTGAGTTCCGATGCTTCCTGCAATGGCATAGGCTTTGGTGAATCTTTCCGATTCCAAAAGGTCTTGCAAGGTCAAGAAATACTTCCAAGCCAACCATATGGAAATGGTCGCCTCGGAGCTTTTGATGGTTACCAGATGCTAAGGTCCAGAAATGGATGGTCTGTGCATATGAATAGCAATTCTTCTCATTTGCATGCACCCTTTCCATCTGGTCAACTGTCATCTCCATCATCCGTGTTGATGTTCCAGCAAGCATTTAATCCAGTTTCAAACTCTGATTATAGCAACAAAGCTAATCAGGTGAAGGGTGGTAAAGCACTTCAACGAGGTTCATATGCTTCTGAAGTTGATGGTGGAACGAATGCTTCCTTCCCATCTTATGAGACAACTTTCCATGGGAAAGCTCAGGAAGGAAAAAATTCTTTCACTTTTTTAAATCTGCATGATCAGTTGGGTGGTAGTCCACGTTCACCTGATTCAAGATCAGAGCCGAGAGGAAGTCAAGAGCTGGTTTCTTCATGTAAAAGCAACTGCAGAGTCTTTGGTTTTTCACTAACCGAGGGTGCTCCCGTTGCAAATGAAGAGACTGACCCCTCTACAGtcacttttcaattaaattctGGGCCTTCTTTTACAAGACATTGCCAATGA
- the LOC130967012 gene encoding glutaredoxin-C9-like, with protein MSKHHSPPPPPPTTPAADGNPGSSAAVPEPAARVLKLVSDTAVIIIGKRGCCMCPVVQKLLQGQAVNPPLFEFDDQHEAMVAAAVSGTVVGGGAKVVEFPAVFVGGKYFGGLERVMAAHISGELVPVLKQAGALWL; from the coding sequence ATGAGCAAACATCATtcaccaccaccaccgccaCCAACGACCCCCGCCGCCGATGGAAACCCAGGATCCAGTGCTGCCGTGCCGGAACCTGCCGCTCGTGTCCTGAAGCTGGTTTCTGATACAGCGGTTATAATCATAGGGAAAAGAGGATGCTGCATGTGCCCCGTTGTGCAGAAGCTCTTGCAGGGTCAGGCAGTCAACCCTCCTTTGTTCGAATTCGACGACCAGCACGAAGCTATGGTGGCCGCAGCGGTGTCAGGGACGGTTGTTGGCGGCGGCGCAAAGGTGGTAGAGTTCCCGGCGGTGTTCGTGGGTGGTAAGTATTTTGGTGGGTTGGAGAGAGTGATGGCGGCTCATATCTCAGGGGAACTTGTTCCTGTACTCAAACAAGCTGGGGCCTTGtggctttaa